A genomic stretch from Gammaproteobacteria bacterium includes:
- a CDS encoding CDP-alcohol phosphatidyltransferase family protein: MTQRDIPNLISIFRILLVLPIVYLLYHQQLVFALVLFVIAGVSDGVDGYLAKRNGWISTLGTFLDPLADKTLLISSYLVLGWVGLLPVWLVATVILRDIIIVIGSLGYFVLIGRVDMAPSIISKINTGVQITLVVVVLLISLISGLEIIITPLVYIVFATTVLSGIDYVWIWSKKAWLNRSQ, from the coding sequence GTGACACAACGCGATATACCGAACCTGATCAGTATTTTTAGAATACTCTTGGTATTGCCCATCGTTTATCTGTTGTACCATCAACAACTTGTTTTTGCCTTGGTCTTATTTGTTATTGCTGGTGTTTCCGATGGTGTCGATGGTTATCTGGCAAAGCGTAATGGTTGGATCAGTACGCTAGGCACTTTTCTTGACCCGCTTGCTGATAAAACGCTACTAATCAGCAGTTACCTTGTTCTCGGTTGGGTTGGTTTGCTGCCTGTTTGGTTGGTTGCGACCGTTATTCTGCGCGATATTATTATTGTTATCGGTTCCTTGGGCTATTTTGTTTTAATTGGCCGCGTTGATATGGCACCATCGATTATTAGTAAAATTAATACAGGTGTGCAAATAACGCTAGTGGTAGTAGTGTTGCTGATTAGTTTGATAAGCGGGCTAGAAATTATTATTACGCCCCTGGTTTATATTGTCTTTGCAACCACTGTGCTTAGCGGTATTGACTACGTTTG